The DNA window TCGCCAATCGCGTCTGGCAGTACCACTTCGGCCGGGGGATCGTCGCGACGAGTAATGATTTCGGTTTGGCCGGCGACAAGCCGACCCATCCGGAGCTACTGGACTGGCTCGCGGCCGACCTGATCGACGGCGGATGGAAGCTCAAGCGGCTGCACCGGCAGATCGTATTGTCGGCGGTCTATCAGCAGTCGGCGGGCTATGCGCAGATCCCTGATGCCGACCCGGATAACGACCTGCTGTGGCGCTGGCCGACGCGTCGGCTGGAGTCCGAGGCGATTCGCGATTCGATGCTCGCCGTCAGCGGCAAGCTCAACCCCGAGATGTTCGGCCCGCCGATCTTCCCGCCGGCGGCGCAGCGTGTCGTCGGCACGTCGGCCCAGAGCGACTGGGGCAACAGCGACGATCGGGAAGCATCTCGGCGAAGCGTTTACGTCTTTCAGAAGCGATCGATCCCACTGCCGGAACTCGAGATTCTGGGTATCCCCGATTCGACGATGAGTACCGATGTTCGGCCGGTGGCGACGACCGCGCTGCAGGCACTGCTGCTGATGAACAGTCGATTCGCCAGCGAGCAGGCGGCAACCCTCGCCGAGCGGGTAGCGAAAGAAGCGGGGAACGATCCGACAGCGCAGGTGAACCGGGCGTTCGAACTGGCGATGGCCCGCCCGCCAAGGACGGAAGAGCTCGAAGCGGCGCTGGCGTATCTGGCGACGTCGGCGGAGCCGGAGATCAAGGCATCGGTGAAGCTGTCGCCGCTGGGATCGTTCTGTCTGGTGCTGCTGAACAGCAACGAGTTCTTGTACGTGAATTAGTCGCTGTTTCGAAACGGCCTTCATCTGGGTGCCATGGGCTGGCGTACTCGCCTGCCCGTGGCGGCGACATCGCAGTCATGCGACGCCACGGGCAGCGGAGTACCGTAGCCCATGCCACCCAAACTCGGTTCTTTCGCCTACGTCTGAGGAATACAGTGCCCGACCCACTCAATCCCAACTTCCCCTGCGGCATCACCCGGCGGCAAGCCATCTGGCAGGCCGGTGCCGGGTTCTTCGGCACGGCGATGGCCGCGATGCTCGCCAGGGACGGGTTCTTTCCCGCGCGTGCCATGGGCGCGTCCCTCACGCCCGCGTCGCAGCCGACCAACCTCGCCCTTGCACCGCTCGCGGCCCGTCAGCCGCACTTTGCTGCCAAGGCCAAGCGCGTCATCTTCCTCTATATGGTCGGCGGGCCTTCGCACCTTGATACCTTTGACCCCAAGCCCGAGCTCGTCAAACGCCACGGCCAGAAGCAGTCGCTGGGCAGCGACAACGAACGGGCCACCAGCCAGAAAGCCAGTGGCGAACTCAAGGGCGCACCCTGGAAGTTTCCCAAGTGCGGCAAGTCGGGTGTCGAAGTGTCGGAACTCTTCAGCCACGTCGGCAAATGCGTGGACGATATTGCCGTCGTGCGATCGATGACGGCCGACTCGGCGGCACACGGGTCGGCGTCGATCCAGATGAACACCGGGCACATACGGCCGGGCTTTCCGAGCATGGGTTCATGGGCGGCGTACGGACTGGGCACACTGAATCAGAACATGCCGGCGTTCGTGGTGCTGGTGAATGGTGCGCCTTACTCGGGCGCGCAGAACTGGTCGGCCGGGTTCATGCCGGCCGCGTTCCAGGGGACGGTCTTCGGAGCGACCGGCGACCCGATCCTCAACCTTCGTCCGGCATCCGGCGTTTCGCCGGAACACCAGCGACGGCAGATCGATCTGCTCACGAAGCTCAACGAAGGTCATCGCCAGGCCGAGCCCCTGAACACTGAGCTGGCGGCGCGGATCGCGAACTACGAGCTCGCGTTCCGCATGCAGGCCAACGCGCCCGAGGTGATCGACTTCGGCCAGGAATCGCCGGCAACTCTCGATCAGTACGGCATCGAAGGGGACACGAAGAAAGAAACCGAAAAGTTCGGCCGAAGCTGCCTGATGGCCCGGCGGCTTGTCGAGCGTGGCGTGCGGTTCGTGCAGATCTATCACTCGAACTGGGACACCCACGGCGACAACGACAAACGTCACCAGAAGCTTTGTGGCGAAACCGACAAACCGATCGCCGGCCTGCTGACCGATCTCAAACAGCGAGGTTTGCTCGAAGACACGCTGGTTGTCTGGGGCGGAGAGTTCGGCCGAACGCCGGTCGGCACCGGCGGACGCGACCATCACGCCGCGGCGTTCAGCATGTGGATGGCCGGCGGCGGGGCGAAGGGTGGCCAGGCCTACGGCGTGACCGATGATTTCGGCTTTGCTGTCGCCGAGAACCGGGTTCATGTTCACGACCTGCACGCGACCATCCTGCACCTGCTGGGCTTCGATCACGAACTGCTGACTTACTTCCACAGTGGTCGCAACTTCCGCCTGACTGATGTTAGCGGGCGGGTGGTGAAGGAACTGATCGCATAGCCGCCGTAGAATCCATCGCCGCTCAACAAGGAGTATCGATGGACCCCCAATCCTGCCGCCTGCCGACGACGCCCGAACAGAGTGAAGAAGCCGTCATCCGCCGAATGTTGACAGCGAAGCGAATCGCCGTCGTCGGCTTGAGCGACGACCCGTACCGCGCCAGCCATGACGTCGCGTCTTACATGGCGTCGGCGGGCTATGAGATTGTTCCGGTCAATCCGACACTGGGTGAAGTCATGGGACGCCGCGCGTATGCATCGCTCGCGGAGGTGCCCGGCCCGATCGATCTTGTGAATGTTTTTCGCCGGCCCGAGCACTGCGCGGATGTCGTGCGGCATGCGATCGCGGCGGGGGCGAAGGGCGTCTGGCTGCAGCAGGGGATCGTTAGCGTTGAGGCCAGGCGACTGGCGGTTGAGGCGGGGATCGACTTTGTTCAGGACAGGTGCCTGAAGGTCGAGCACATGCGGCAGTAGAGGTGGCATGCCCCGGCATGCCACCTGAGCGGTTTGAACCGATCATCCGTCAGTCGACCGCATTGGGTGTGAAGCTGATGAACACCAGGCGTCCGGCGGCTTCCTCGATGTTGAACTCGATCGACACCGCCGATGCCGCGGGATTGCTGATGCCGTAGTACCAGACATCGCCGGACCAGGCGGCGTCGTTGTTGACCAGTTCGCCTTCGGTCAGGGCGCAGCGGGGTGGGCCGAAGACCGAGGCGATCGCCGCCCGGCTGGTGCCGATGATCGCGTCGGTCAGCAGCGGCATCGCCGACGCCATGCCCGGGCGAGGCTGTGACAAGGCCTTGCCGACGGGCCAGCCGAGCCGCTTGGCCATGGTGCGAAAGTAGCGTCGCTGGGCGGAGTGAGTGGGGGACGACATTCCGGCCAGGGCACCGGCCATCCAAAGCGCCAACCGAGTGAAGTCGCCGACAGCGGGGAACTTGCTAAAGGTGCTCGCTTCTGACAGCGTGAATGAGGCGGGATCGAACGCGGATGCGGGGTCGGTCTCTGGCATCGTAAGGCTCGGGTCGGCAGACAACCGGGGTTTAACTGACTCGCCGGGCCGAAGGCTGAGTCAACCGCCTATCAATCGGCTGACGTGCCTCAATTCGATAAACCTTTTGTCAGGGGCCGGGCGGGTGACGTGCTTGCGCTGCTCACGTGGTCACAAAACGGCATCGGCCGGTGCTTTGACGTGCGTGCGGGGGCGCGCAGGCGTTGCGGATTCCCCGCATTGCCATCGATTCCTCGGGAACCTGCGCGATTTCGGAACGCCCCAATTTGCATTGGCAAGACGGGACGAGTTTTCCAGCGGTAGGGGGAGTTTGCTCCGCCGGCGACCTCTACGCAATGGAAAACCCGACCTCGCGGCCGGGTGAGCTCACATCGTAAGTCACTGCCGGTCAAAGAACAGAAACCTTTGCTTGCCTGGAACCGGAGTGCTTCAAATGCTGACTGCGTTGACGACGATCGACCTGAACGACTGCGATATCCAAACGGCGTTGCCAGCGCCGCGAGTTGCCCGCCCGGTGCCGCTCACTTCGCCCGCCGCGATTCACTTTCCCGTCCTTTCTGCAGAAGGGTTGGGTTGGCCGCGGGAGGTCAACCTGATCATGTCATCGCTCGATGCGGCGCAATGCCGGGCGGGCCACGAACGCCGGGAACGCGCTCGTCGGCGTTACCGGGTGGCGGTCCGGGTTCGGCTCTTCGGGATGCCCCAGGACCTGCCGCCCCAGGTGCTGTATTCGCGCGATCTGCACACCCGGGGGATGGGATTTGTAACCCGCGAGATGTTGCCGGTAGGTCGTGGTGGTGCGGTTGAAATCCCCACGGCCGACGGCGCGCCGCTCAGGGCGTCGATCACCGTGGTGCGATGCCGGGACATCGGTTTGGGCTGGTTCGAAGGATCACTCCACTTCGTCCGCGACCTTTTTGACCTGCCGCGATGACGAATAGATCATTCCGGTTTCAAGCGGTCTTAGTGGCCGGGCCCGACGGCGGTGGCGGCGGATTGGGGGTTTCGGGCATGGGCGACGTACAGGATGATCATCCCCACCGCCGCGCTCGCCGCCGAGGC is part of the Humisphaera borealis genome and encodes:
- a CDS encoding CoA-binding protein; its protein translation is MDPQSCRLPTTPEQSEEAVIRRMLTAKRIAVVGLSDDPYRASHDVASYMASAGYEIVPVNPTLGEVMGRRAYASLAEVPGPIDLVNVFRRPEHCADVVRHAIAAGAKGVWLQQGIVSVEARRLAVEAGIDFVQDRCLKVEHMRQ
- a CDS encoding DUF1501 domain-containing protein, with translation MPDPLNPNFPCGITRRQAIWQAGAGFFGTAMAAMLARDGFFPARAMGASLTPASQPTNLALAPLAARQPHFAAKAKRVIFLYMVGGPSHLDTFDPKPELVKRHGQKQSLGSDNERATSQKASGELKGAPWKFPKCGKSGVEVSELFSHVGKCVDDIAVVRSMTADSAAHGSASIQMNTGHIRPGFPSMGSWAAYGLGTLNQNMPAFVVLVNGAPYSGAQNWSAGFMPAAFQGTVFGATGDPILNLRPASGVSPEHQRRQIDLLTKLNEGHRQAEPLNTELAARIANYELAFRMQANAPEVIDFGQESPATLDQYGIEGDTKKETEKFGRSCLMARRLVERGVRFVQIYHSNWDTHGDNDKRHQKLCGETDKPIAGLLTDLKQRGLLEDTLVVWGGEFGRTPVGTGGRDHHAAAFSMWMAGGGAKGGQAYGVTDDFGFAVAENRVHVHDLHATILHLLGFDHELLTYFHSGRNFRLTDVSGRVVKELIA